TTAGCATCTTCCTTAGAGGCACTTAACAGATAACTCCAGATAACTAGTACAACTCATTCATTGGCATACGACCCATTCAACTCATCTTTCAGATAAACACAATTAACTAATGTGCAATAACCATGAATGGCAATCCAATTAATCTGTAATTAACTGCATAAAGTGAAGTAAAAATTGCCCATGCATGACAAAATCAATCCACTTCAATAAGTGCTGCATAAGGCATAAAGGGCGCAAACAATACCCTATCTAGAGTTGATTATTGAATAAAACTAGTTAACACTAGCTGAAAAGGGTGGATATTAGCTAATCACACCAATTCAAGTTACTGATAAGAACATTCGAGAATGTTACGGAGACGCACTACGAAGCATTGCATAGGGTGATATTACGCAACGCCCTAAGATTACTTAGCATTTTAGAAGAATGTGCGTAAAAAAGTTACGCGAAATGTACGGGTATTTATGAAGTTTTGATGAATTCTATGTGGAGTGTTAGCGCCCTTACCATCATGAATCGAGAAGTATAAACACAGAGTAACCACTTTTTGAAGTGGCACATTACACTAGCACAATATGCAGAAATCTCGTGCAGCTAGCAATTACTCAAGATCTCTGCTAAACAATTAGCAACCTCTTTAGCTGTGGCGTGGCGACATTCAACTCTAGGGTTAACTAATTTGATCAAAAAGTCTTTTATGGCTGGATGCAGATTTGGAATGAGCTGAATTGAGAGTTGAAACTCATTATCAACAGGCTTGTAGAACTTGCTAGGCGGCTGGCCTGTTAATAGATAAATCAAGACTGTGCCGATCGCATACAAGTCAGAGGCCGGAACAGCATGTCCTTCCTGTTGTTCTGGAGCAGCGTAGCTTTCCATCTCAATGTGGGTATCAGCCTCTAAACCGACAACCCTAACAGCCCCTACATCCAGAACTGCGATTTCGTAGCTACCATGACGATTGTTACGGCGTATCAGGTTGTTTGGTCGGAGGTTACAGTGCAGGATAGGTGGATCTAGGGAATGAAGATAATCCAGCGTGTTACAAACCTCAATCATCCATTGAATAGCCTGACGTTGGGGAACTTTGCCATTGGCAGCTACATAGTTGGCTAAGGTCTGGCCGTAGATCATTTCCATTGCTAGATAGGGCTGACTAGCAATAGAGAAAAAGTCAATAAATTGCGGAATGCTGGGATGATGCAAGCGACTAAGAACTGTAGCTTCGTGTTCAAACATGCCAATCGCTTCTGGATCGCCTAACCAATCAGCGTTAACCGTTTTTAGGGCTACTGTTTGACCGTTACGCCAAGCTAGGTAGGTAATAGCAACTCTACCTTGACCAACTACATCAACAACTTGATAGTCTGCAACCTGCTTTAGTACCCGTAGGGGCTTGCCAGTACTGAGATCGAACCGAAGGTCAACGGACTCCATCTCATGGCTGCTATGGGGGTGCCCAAGCTGCATCTCAATGTTAGGTGGCTCTACAGCCAATAGTGGCATTGCTGCTAAGTCAGGGTCAGTAATGGGAAAAAAGTGGTCTGGTAATTGATCATTACCCACAGCTTGCTGAGGAGATGGGGGAGGAGCTAGAGGCTGGTTAAGTA
The Cyanobacteriota bacterium DNA segment above includes these coding regions:
- a CDS encoding FHA domain-containing protein — translated: MIHLTLLHPVKNTPVQSWTFANEAVIRIGRGTDNNVILYSAVVSRHHAELRCNGSEWEVINLGTNGTYLDGKRITQVPVVDGTILRLARSGPKIQIHLGDKSIESLPKSSAVPVSGSLLGLTPDTAEAGDTEKTIPGPHALLNQPLAPPPSPQQAVGNDQLPDHFFPITDPDLAAMPLLAVEPPNIEMQLGHPHSSHEMESVDLRFDLSTGKPLRVLKQVADYQVVDVVGQGRVAITYLAWRNGQTVALKTVNADWLGDPEAIGMFEHEATVLSRLHHPSIPQFIDFFSIASQPYLAMEMIYGQTLANYVAANGKVPQRQAIQWMIEVCNTLDYLHSLDPPILHCNLRPNNLIRRNNRHGSYEIAVLDVGAVRVVGLEADTHIEMESYAAPEQQEGHAVPASDLYAIGTVLIYLLTGQPPSKFYKPVDNEFQLSIQLIPNLHPAIKDFLIKLVNPRVECRHATAKEVANCLAEILSNC